AATAGGGATTGACCGAGACTATCATGTAACTCTCTAGATACACGCTTTCTTTCCTCTTCATGTGCTTCAAACACTTGTCTGGATAAGTTTTTTTCAGCCTCATATAACTTCAGCTCTGCATCCATTTGTTGCTTTTCCGCATTTTCTTTGTCAGTTAAAATCTGCTGAATCTCAGGGAAATAGATCGCACGATAAATATAAATGTATGCAATAAATTTGAAACAATGCCCTAATAAATTTTCAATCGCGTACACATGCGTATAAAGGGTAAAAAAGAGCTCCCCCACCATCATGATAAATAAGGCAAAAATCATGCGGAGCAAATCGATAGTTGGTTGTGACTCTTTTATATATCTTGTTAATAAAATAATAAATGTAATAAAAATAGTTGTACTTATTACATACTCAAGCGAAACCTTAAGACCTGTAACCCCTTGTTCATTAAGTAGGACCGGAAGTTGTTCTGGTATTGTAAGAATAATCGTTGTACAAATACTCACAATTAGGACGGTTACACAGAGACCCCAACCACGTTTAATAAATAGCATTTGGTTTGGTCTAAAGACAAACAGAGCAACGCCAATACTTTCTATTAATCGTGCTACAATCCAAAACCATGTGGCACGGGTAGCAGAAAACTCATCGTTAATAAAGGGCATTCCCTTATAAGTAAAAGTATGAGCTAAATCAAAACAGCCTACCGCTAGAAAAACTAACCCAATAAAATATTGGGATTTAAGTCGATGGGTAGAGTAAGTTATCCATGCCTGTACAAATAAAGAAAAAGAAACAAATATACTAAATAACTCAAGCATTGTATGTAGTAATAAAAAATGATCATCTACATCTGCAGATATGTGTGCCATTTGAAATCGGAACAGCAAAAGTAATGCAAAGATTGAAAAAATTATAAAGTTAATTTCTTGTTTCTTTAAAGCTGCCATCTGCTTGTGCTCCCTTAATCAAAATCTAAATAGCCATTTTTTACTGCAAATTCCACTAAATCTGGACGTGTTTTTAGTTGTAATTTATCCATAATTTTCGATCTATGGGATTCTATCGTCTTTATTGAAAGAAACAACATCTCCCCTATTTCCCGATTGGTATAACCCTTAGCCAAATAAGATAATACCTCTTGTTCGCGGCCCGTTAATTTTTGCAAGTTACTCTCATTATCAACTGATTTTTTCATATATTCTTCTAATAAAAGTTTTGTAGCATTAGGATATAAATAAGCTTCTCCGCGGTAAACTGTCCGAATCGCTTCTAATAAATCATTTTCATGATAACTTTTTAATAAGTAGCTAGAAGCCCCCGCCTGCAATGCGTGGAATAGATATTCCTTACCTTCATGCATCGTCAAAACGATGATCTTCACCTTATTATTCGCTTCATTTATTTGTTTTGTTGCTACAAGACCGCTCTTCTTTGGCATATTTAAATCCATGATGATTACATCAGGGGTTATTTCTAATGCTTTATGAACGGCTTCTTCTCCGTTCTCTGCTTCATCTATTACCTTCATATCCGTTTGACTATTAATCATATGTTTAATTCCCGAGCGTACAATGGCATGATCGTCGGCAAGCAATACTGAAATCATACTTGCACCTCCTAAATTAGAATCTCTAAAATACTATACCATATTTATCATATATATTGGTTAAACATAGGTATTTTTGAATAAATTTACATAATAAGGTAAATACCCACACAATTTAGGGAATGAACTAGTAAAGTATAGGGATTTTTATATTTAACGCATAGGGCTTTCCCTTATAGTGATAGTTGTTATTAATTGTAATAATAGTAAATAAGAATACTCCGACAAATTCATAACTTTTTTGAAAAGAGGGAAATTGATGATCACAGTTCAGAAATCCTTATTTGAGAATCAAACAACTATTATCCATATGATTTCATCCGGTATGCCATTAATTAAAATACTAAATTTTATTGTGAATAGCATTGAAAATTCGTGCGATCCTTTTAGTCTGTATGGGGCCATCATGTTGTACAATCCCACACTAGATCAATTAGGGGAAACCGTGAGTTCCTCTCTCCCTACAAACTTTATAAATTCTATGGAACCAGTAGAAGTCAGTCCTTATGGAGGTTCATGTGGAGCTGCTGCCTATTTAAAACAACCGGTTATCGTATCAGATATTGAAAATAATCCTATTTTGGAAAAACAACGAAATAATGCAATTGTACATGGATTTCGTGCTTGTTTTTCAACACCTCTTCTCTCTTCAAAAAATGAATTATTAGGAACAATTGCAATTTATAGTAGAGAGTTAGGAAATCCAGTTGAAAAAACGTTACATGCCGTCGATTTTTATAGCAAACTAGCCTCTATGGCCATAGAGATTTCAAATAACAGTAATTGTACTCCCCTTTATTCATTTGAAATAGATAATCGTTTAAAAGAAAAAAACGAAAAAGTATTAACTGAATTATATACAGCCTTAGAAAATGAAGAATTTGAGGTATATTTTCAACCCTTCTTTGGTGTAAACGAACAATTACTAGCTGTCGAAGCACTTATTCGTTGGAATCATCCTCATTTAGGATTATTGTCACCAGCCTCTTTTCTACCTGTTGCTGAGGAAACAGGATTTATTCTTAACATAGAAAAATGGGTTTTAACTCAATCTATTTATAAATTGAAAAAGTTACATCAATATGGTTGGCCTGATTTAAGCCTTTCTGTTAATATTTCTGCCCAACAATTTGACAATCCTCGTTTTCCCGAAATGGTGGCAGAGCTTTTAGAAAGGATGTCGCTCCAACCAAAAAATCTAACTCTTGAAGTAACTGAACGGTTTCTTATTCACCAAGAAAATGTCGATACAGTCAATCGCCTAAGGGCAACTGGAATAAAATTATCCATAGATGATTTTGGCACTTCTTATTCTTCCTTAAAGTATTTGAAAGAATTAAAAATTGATGAAATAAAGATTGATCGTAGCTTTATATCAAACTTAGAAATGGATGAGACTAGTCAAAAAATAGTTAAAATGATGATAACGCTCGGTCATCAACTGAACTTAAATATTGTCGCTGAAGGTGTTGAAACAGAAAAGCAACTACAATTATTAAAGAAGATGAAATGCGATTCATTCCAAGGGTTTTTATTTAGTAAACCGATTTCGTTTGATCACTTGAAAAAAGTCTTTCTTTCAACAATGAAATGAAACATGGAGTATTA
This portion of the Solibacillus daqui genome encodes:
- a CDS encoding MASE3 domain-containing protein; its protein translation is MAALKKQEINFIIFSIFALLLLFRFQMAHISADVDDHFLLLHTMLELFSIFVSFSLFVQAWITYSTHRLKSQYFIGLVFLAVGCFDLAHTFTYKGMPFINDEFSATRATWFWIVARLIESIGVALFVFRPNQMLFIKRGWGLCVTVLIVSICTTIILTIPEQLPVLLNEQGVTGLKVSLEYVISTTIFITFIILLTRYIKESQPTIDLLRMIFALFIMMVGELFFTLYTHVYAIENLLGHCFKFIAYIYIYRAIYFPEIQQILTDKENAEKQQMDAELKLYEAEKNLSRQVFEAHEEERKRVSRELHDSLGQSLFSILVTLNTVNKDQSVEKNEESVQTIKMMTQEAMKEVKEIARSLRPSALDDLGFIPAMRSYLETYKQIHNISIQFEIKRGVGRLKQEIETALYRICQEALNNTAKYAKASEVYVSLNMGEDSVNLTIKDNGIGFCVEDYLKNAQRKGIGLYSIKERAEGVGGSAQFHSKANEGTTIEIFVPRNVDEKVEPLTC
- a CDS encoding response regulator transcription factor yields the protein MISVLLADDHAIVRSGIKHMINSQTDMKVIDEAENGEEAVHKALEITPDVIIMDLNMPKKSGLVATKQINEANNKVKIIVLTMHEGKEYLFHALQAGASSYLLKSYHENDLLEAIRTVYRGEAYLYPNATKLLLEEYMKKSVDNESNLQKLTGREQEVLSYLAKGYTNREIGEMLFLSIKTIESHRSKIMDKLQLKTRPDLVEFAVKNGYLDFD
- a CDS encoding EAL domain-containing protein; translation: MITVQKSLFENQTTIIHMISSGMPLIKILNFIVNSIENSCDPFSLYGAIMLYNPTLDQLGETVSSSLPTNFINSMEPVEVSPYGGSCGAAAYLKQPVIVSDIENNPILEKQRNNAIVHGFRACFSTPLLSSKNELLGTIAIYSRELGNPVEKTLHAVDFYSKLASMAIEISNNSNCTPLYSFEIDNRLKEKNEKVLTELYTALENEEFEVYFQPFFGVNEQLLAVEALIRWNHPHLGLLSPASFLPVAEETGFILNIEKWVLTQSIYKLKKLHQYGWPDLSLSVNISAQQFDNPRFPEMVAELLERMSLQPKNLTLEVTERFLIHQENVDTVNRLRATGIKLSIDDFGTSYSSLKYLKELKIDEIKIDRSFISNLEMDETSQKIVKMMITLGHQLNLNIVAEGVETEKQLQLLKKMKCDSFQGFLFSKPISFDHLKKVFLSTMK